A stretch of the Macaca mulatta isolate MMU2019108-1 chromosome 16, T2T-MMU8v2.0, whole genome shotgun sequence genome encodes the following:
- the LOC114673163 gene encoding uncharacterized protein LOC114673163 has translation MPAPSLHLCPQHQRSRMPIALTADGVRSSQRQSQGSHWPKGAFSWLPEYTRDFSGAGSAPGVEAPLPPGDTGGGKALILLQNNPAGSQVEGKKKKEKKKKKKPFPGESVAGEIGNVGKLANPRARSLSPRNLRRHPSAKAREQSPEAPPRLGSWASSPWPDRDHQRRAQPGLMAGLRDEPTAP, from the coding sequence ATGCCAGCTCCATCCCTCCACCTGTGTCCCCAGCACCAAAGAAGCCGAATGCCGATTGCCTTGACGGCTGACGGTGTGCGCAGCAGCCAGAGACAAAGCCAAGGATCTCACTGGCCCAAGGGAGCCTTTTCATGGCTCCCCGAATACACTAGAGATTTTTCGGGTGCAGGGTCTGCCCCGGGAGTAGAGGCACCGCTGCCACCCGGGGACACTGGAGGAGGCAAAGCCCTCATCCTGCTCCAAAACAATCCCGCAGGAAGCcaagttgaaggaaaaaagaaaaaagagaaaaagaaaaagaaaaaaccttttcCTGGAGAAAGCGTAGCAGGAGAAATTGGAAACGTGGGGAAACTGGCTAACCCGCGCGCGCGCTCGCTCTCACCCAGGAACCTACGGCGGCATCCCTCTGCCAAGGCCCGGGAACAATCCCCGGAAGCCCCACCTCGCCTTGGCTCCTGGGCCAGTAGTCCTTGGCCCGACCGGGACCACCAACGACGCGCGCAGCCCGGGCTGATGGCGGGACTCAGAGATGAGCCCACCGCACCGTGA